ACGCGGACAACGTGCGCGAGACCCGCGAGGTCGCGGCGTTCTGCCACGACCACGGCGTCTGGGTGGAGGCCGAGCTCGGCGAGATCGGCGGGAAGGACGGCGTGCACGCGCCGGGGGCCCGCACCGATCCCGGCGAGGCCGCGGAGTTCGCCGCGGCCACCGGTATCGACGCGCTCGCGGTGGCCGTCGGCAGTTCGCACGCGATGCTGACCCGGGACGCCACTTTGGACTTCGACCTGATCGCGCGGCTGCGCGAGCAGGTTCCGGTACCGCTGGTGCTGCACGGCTCGTCCGGGGTGCCCGACGAGGGGCTCGCCGAAGCCGTGCGGGCGGGGATGACGAAGGTCAACATCGCGACCCAGCTGAACAAAGTGTTCACCGCGGCCGCCGCGGGTGACTGGCGCGCCCACCCGGAGCACGTCGACCCGCGGAAGTACCTGGGGGCCGGGCGGGACGCCGTGACGACCGAAGTGCGGCGGTTGTTGCAACTACTTGTGTTGACAGATGCTTGAAAGCCCATAAAACTGCGCACTAATGCGCAGAACTTGCGCGATATTCGATCTCGACCAGGTGGTGGCGGATGCGACGAAGCAAAGTCATGGCGTGTGCGGTGGGGGCCTCACTCCTCCTGGCGGGCTGCGGTGGGGGCGCGGACACGAGCGGTGGAACCGGGGAGAACGCGCTGCCCGGGGTCGACCAGTACCTCGGCGCGCCGTGCCCGGAGGCCGCCGTCAAACCGGCCACGGACAAGGAGTTCACCTACTGGGCCATGTGGACCGCCGACGAGCCGCAGGGCAAGGTCCTCCAGAAGGCGTTCAAGTGCTTCCAGGAGAAGACCGGCGTCAAGGTGGACGTCCAGTGGCTGGGGCGCAAGGCCTACACGCAGAACCTGGTGCCGGCGCTGAACACCGACGCCGTGCCGGATCTGTTCGACCAGGACGTCAGCAAGGTCGGCGCGGCCATCATGACCCCGGGCGGCACGCAGAGCGTCGACGACGTCTTCGCGATGAAGGTCGGCGAGGGCGACAAGACGGTGAAGGACGTGCTTTCGCCCAGCTCGTACGACTTCCCGCAGAACAAGGACCGCGAG
The window above is part of the Amycolatopsis camponoti genome. Proteins encoded here:
- a CDS encoding class II fructose-bisphosphate aldolase, encoding MPLVTTGEIVAEAVSARRGCGAFNAIQLEHITAIVEGAALAGAPVIVQLSQNAVRYHGALAPIGGAALAAARAAEARVAVHLDHAESRELVREAVALGFGSVMFDASGLDYADNVRETREVAAFCHDHGVWVEAELGEIGGKDGVHAPGARTDPGEAAEFAAATGIDALAVAVGSSHAMLTRDATLDFDLIARLREQVPVPLVLHGSSGVPDEGLAEAVRAGMTKVNIATQLNKVFTAAAAGDWRAHPEHVDPRKYLGAGRDAVTTEVRRLLQLLVLTDA